In one Spirosoma rigui genomic region, the following are encoded:
- a CDS encoding ROK family protein — protein sequence MNLGIEIGGTKLQIVTGDESGRITERYRHQVDPALGAAGILTQLTDTFRSLRSVPTRVGVGFGGPVDWQTGRIATSHQVGGWAGFDLAAWLTEQMPGVSVRVENDANVAALGEARQGVATGFAHVFYVTLGSGVGGGMVVDGQLYHGALPGEAEIGHLWLVPPGADSPGQTIEQTVSGWAVDQQILGLLPQLPADSILRKLVEENQQAGLADRNLRRGPATFLHEAYEQSDPVARMLIEQIGSVIALGLSHVVHLFHPDALVLGGGLSLIGEPLRAAVRQALPRFVMKAFQPVPIVLLAKLGEDAVPVGALALLTTDQR from the coding sequence ATGAACCTTGGTATTGAAATTGGCGGCACTAAGCTGCAGATCGTGACGGGTGATGAATCAGGGCGAATTACAGAACGCTACCGCCACCAGGTTGACCCGGCGCTGGGGGCAGCAGGTATCCTGACGCAGCTTACTGATACGTTCCGTTCGCTTCGCTCCGTACCCACACGTGTCGGGGTGGGGTTTGGCGGCCCCGTCGACTGGCAAACAGGCCGTATCGCTACGTCACATCAGGTTGGCGGATGGGCCGGGTTCGATCTGGCAGCCTGGCTCACCGAACAAATGCCCGGCGTTAGTGTCCGGGTTGAGAACGATGCCAACGTAGCGGCCCTGGGCGAAGCGCGCCAGGGCGTAGCAACGGGTTTTGCGCATGTGTTTTATGTAACGCTGGGTAGTGGCGTTGGGGGCGGCATGGTCGTTGATGGCCAGCTCTACCACGGAGCGTTACCGGGAGAAGCCGAAATTGGTCACCTGTGGCTGGTGCCGCCGGGTGCCGACTCACCGGGCCAGACCATCGAGCAAACGGTTTCCGGCTGGGCCGTCGATCAGCAAATTCTCGGTTTGCTGCCGCAGTTGCCCGCCGATTCGATACTTAGGAAACTGGTCGAAGAAAATCAGCAGGCCGGACTGGCCGATCGAAATCTCCGGCGCGGCCCCGCTACGTTCCTGCACGAAGCCTACGAGCAGAGCGACCCCGTCGCCCGGATGCTTATTGAACAGATTGGGTCAGTGATCGCCCTTGGCCTGTCGCACGTGGTTCACCTGTTTCATCCCGATGCCCTCGTGCTGGGGGGTGGACTCTCGCTCATTGGCGAACCGCTGCGGGCAGCCGTCCGGCAGGCGCTTCCCCGCTTTGTCATGAAAGCGTTCCAGCCCGTCCCTATCGTTCTACTGGCGAAACTCGGCGAAGACGCCGTACCCGTTGGAGCGTTGGCGCTGCTGACAACCGATCAGCGGTAG
- a CDS encoding carbon-nitrogen hydrolase — protein sequence MSKKVQIGLVQMSCSADVESNIQKAMNGIREAAQQGAQIVCLQELFTSLYFCDVEDHHNFSLAEAIPGPTTNRLGELAGELGVVIVASLFEKRAQGLYHNTTAVLDADGTYLGKYRKMHIPDDPGYYEKFYFTPGDLGYKVFDTKFARIGVLICWDQWYPEAARITALMGAEVLFYPTAIGWDTTEPDPKQNEEQYNAWQTIQRSHAIANGVHVVAVNRVGEENGQKFWGGSFVTNPFGSLLYLAPHEGEVVHVQEVDLALSEKYRTTWPYFRDRRIDSYQPITKRYIDE from the coding sequence ATGTCAAAAAAAGTCCAGATCGGTTTAGTGCAGATGAGTTGCTCGGCCGATGTCGAGTCCAACATTCAGAAAGCCATGAACGGCATTCGTGAAGCCGCTCAGCAGGGTGCTCAGATTGTCTGTTTGCAGGAACTGTTCACGTCGCTGTACTTCTGCGACGTGGAAGACCATCATAATTTCAGCCTGGCCGAAGCCATTCCCGGCCCTACAACGAACCGGTTGGGGGAACTGGCGGGTGAACTGGGGGTTGTTATCGTAGCCTCCCTCTTCGAAAAGCGCGCGCAGGGTTTGTACCACAACACAACGGCGGTGCTGGATGCTGATGGGACCTACCTGGGTAAGTACCGGAAGATGCACATTCCCGACGACCCGGGCTATTACGAGAAGTTCTACTTTACCCCTGGTGACCTGGGCTATAAGGTATTCGATACGAAGTTTGCCCGGATTGGTGTCCTCATCTGCTGGGATCAGTGGTATCCCGAAGCAGCCCGCATCACGGCGCTGATGGGTGCCGAAGTGCTGTTTTACCCGACTGCCATCGGCTGGGATACCACCGAGCCGGACCCGAAACAGAACGAGGAGCAGTATAACGCCTGGCAAACGATTCAGCGGAGCCACGCCATTGCCAACGGTGTTCACGTCGTAGCCGTTAATCGGGTGGGTGAAGAGAATGGCCAAAAGTTCTGGGGCGGTTCGTTCGTGACCAACCCCTTTGGCTCGCTGCTGTACCTGGCACCCCACGAAGGTGAGGTTGTACACGTGCAGGAAGTGGACCTGGCGCTGTCGGAGAAATACCGTACTACCTGGCCGTATTTTCGCGACCGGCGTATCGACTCTTACCAGCCCATTACCAAACGTTATATCGACGAGTAA
- a CDS encoding Gfo/Idh/MocA family protein, producing the protein MLNRRTFLHTAALTGAATTLLPNALWAATKPAKDKLGVALVGLGYYSTDLLAPALQQTKNCYLAGIVTGTPAKAEKWKKQYNIPDKNIYSYQTFDQIANNPDIDVVYVVLPPSMHEEYVVRAAKAGKHVWVEKPMAVTAKECQNMIDTCRKNKVALTVGYRLHHDPNTQEYVKALRDGKIGKIQMVNCSAAYYDARTDHWKQKKEMGGGVMYDMGVYVLQGARLATGEEPIAVTAQQYTTRPEVYRNGLDETTTAQLVFPSGARAVVQSSYGMNMNFLHVTGSKGILEMEPYSAYNGVKGTFSGGASGSINHPYQAPGQQVRQMDDDAESILQNKPVLVPGEEGLRDIKIVEAIYQAARSGREVKIS; encoded by the coding sequence ATGCTCAATCGCCGAACCTTTCTGCACACGGCCGCACTGACTGGCGCGGCAACGACGCTACTGCCCAATGCGCTCTGGGCGGCAACCAAACCCGCTAAAGATAAACTGGGCGTTGCGCTCGTCGGACTGGGTTATTACAGCACCGATCTGCTGGCTCCGGCGCTCCAGCAAACCAAAAACTGCTACCTCGCCGGCATCGTAACCGGTACGCCCGCCAAAGCCGAAAAATGGAAGAAGCAGTACAATATTCCCGACAAAAACATCTATTCGTACCAGACGTTCGATCAGATCGCCAATAACCCCGACATCGACGTTGTCTACGTAGTACTACCCCCTTCCATGCACGAGGAGTACGTGGTACGGGCGGCCAAAGCGGGTAAGCATGTCTGGGTGGAAAAGCCGATGGCTGTCACGGCTAAAGAGTGCCAGAATATGATCGATACCTGCCGCAAGAACAAGGTAGCGCTGACGGTAGGGTACCGACTCCACCATGATCCTAACACGCAGGAGTACGTAAAAGCCCTGCGCGATGGCAAAATCGGCAAAATACAGATGGTGAACTGTTCGGCAGCCTATTACGATGCCCGCACCGACCACTGGAAGCAGAAAAAAGAGATGGGCGGTGGGGTTATGTACGACATGGGAGTCTATGTACTGCAGGGAGCCCGACTGGCAACCGGCGAGGAACCCATTGCCGTAACGGCCCAGCAGTATACGACCCGGCCGGAGGTATACAGGAACGGGCTCGACGAAACGACCACGGCTCAGCTTGTTTTTCCGAGCGGTGCGCGGGCGGTGGTGCAGTCGAGCTACGGTATGAACATGAATTTCCTGCACGTTACGGGTAGCAAAGGAATTTTGGAAATGGAACCCTACTCGGCGTATAACGGTGTAAAAGGAACGTTTTCGGGTGGGGCCAGCGGTAGCATCAACCATCCGTATCAGGCACCCGGGCAACAGGTTCGACAAATGGACGACGATGCGGAATCAATTCTGCAGAACAAACCAGTGCTGGTACCGGGTGAGGAGGGACTGCGCGACATCAAAATCGTGGAAGCCATCTACCAGGCCGCGCGCTCGGGTCGTGAGGTGAAAATTTCCTGA
- a CDS encoding MBOAT family O-acyltransferase produces the protein MLFNSLHFLLFFFFTTFAYYSLPPRRRWMLLLIVSCYFYMAFILAYIAILGVVILIDYVAGLYIERAHGSRRRLLLIISLVANIGLLAFFKYYDFFNEQLTALLSGLSMQNPIPMLGDILPGIVLPIGLSFHTFQSISYTIEVYRGKQQAEKKLGVYALYVLFYPQLVAGPIERPQNMLHQFHEYHPFNWSQVRYGLLLIAGGFFKKVVIADRMALVVDPAFGNAGSTNGSTLLLAAVFYSIQIYCDFSGYTDIAIGAGQVLGIKMMRNFDTPYLSASIAEFWRRWHISLSTWFRDYVYIPLGGNRKSVARTYLNTFTVFGLSGLWHGADWKFIIWGLLHGFYLVIGQMWSQRSSSRFVAMTEKSVVGGMPAYRINQLLTFALVTFTWVFFRAASTSDAFLILGKIASVNDYLPVQTMIEPAEIAFCTLLIGLLVVEPRWIRFTERVTNRDFWVAMVLLLSVCYFFGVFTANQFIYFQF, from the coding sequence ATGCTTTTCAATTCCCTTCATTTTTTACTCTTTTTTTTCTTTACAACATTCGCCTACTACAGCCTGCCTCCCCGCCGGCGGTGGATGTTGCTGCTGATTGTCAGTTGCTATTTCTACATGGCCTTCATTTTGGCGTATATCGCCATCCTGGGGGTTGTAATCCTGATCGATTATGTAGCCGGCCTGTATATTGAGCGGGCACACGGCAGTCGACGACGGTTGCTGCTGATTATCAGTCTGGTCGCTAACATAGGCCTGCTGGCGTTCTTTAAATACTACGACTTCTTTAATGAACAGCTCACCGCCCTCCTGTCGGGGTTGAGCATGCAGAACCCTATTCCTATGCTGGGCGATATACTGCCCGGAATCGTGTTACCTATCGGTCTGTCATTCCATACCTTTCAGTCGATCAGCTATACGATTGAGGTGTACCGGGGTAAGCAGCAAGCGGAAAAAAAGCTGGGGGTGTATGCGCTGTATGTCCTGTTCTATCCGCAACTGGTAGCTGGCCCTATCGAGCGTCCCCAGAACATGCTCCACCAGTTTCACGAGTATCATCCGTTCAACTGGTCCCAGGTTCGCTACGGTCTGCTGTTGATTGCGGGTGGTTTCTTTAAAAAAGTGGTCATTGCCGATCGCATGGCGCTGGTGGTGGATCCGGCATTCGGAAATGCAGGCAGTACCAACGGGTCGACCTTGTTGCTGGCGGCCGTATTCTACTCCATTCAGATTTACTGCGACTTTTCCGGCTATACCGACATTGCCATCGGGGCCGGTCAGGTGCTGGGAATCAAAATGATGCGAAATTTCGATACCCCGTACCTGTCGGCGTCCATTGCCGAATTCTGGCGTCGGTGGCATATTTCGCTGTCGACCTGGTTTCGCGATTACGTGTACATACCCCTGGGCGGCAACCGAAAATCGGTGGCCCGGACATACCTGAATACGTTCACCGTATTTGGGCTGAGCGGCCTCTGGCACGGGGCTGACTGGAAATTTATTATCTGGGGACTGCTGCACGGCTTTTACCTGGTGATCGGGCAAATGTGGTCGCAGCGGAGTTCGTCCCGATTCGTGGCAATGACCGAAAAATCAGTCGTTGGTGGGATGCCAGCATATAGAATTAATCAATTACTTACCTTTGCCTTAGTCACGTTTACCTGGGTATTTTTTCGAGCGGCCAGTACCAGCGACGCGTTCCTCATTCTGGGCAAGATAGCTTCCGTCAATGATTACCTGCCGGTGCAGACCATGATTGAACCGGCGGAGATTGCCTTTTGTACGTTACTGATCGGGTTACTGGTCGTGGAGCCCCGCTGGATCCGTTTCACCGAGCGGGTAACCAACCGGGATTTTTGGGTAGCTATGGTTCTGCTACTGTCCGTCTGCTATTTCTTTGGTGTTTTCACGGCCAACCAGTTTATTTATTTCCAGTTCTGA
- the clpB gene encoding ATP-dependent chaperone ClpB: MNLNNYTIKAQEVVQQAAQIAQGNQQQTVETGHVLKAILDDDPNTVGFLSKKVGIDTTRLTLALDAIVNGYPKVSVSGGAQQQGIYLGNDLNSALQRAQTQMKDFGDEFVSVEMMLLGLVGGKDTVATLLKDIGFSEKTLKEAIRELRGKNNPVKDQNAEATYQSLQRYSINLNERARTGKIDPVIGRDEEIRRVLQILSRRTKNNPILLGEPGVGKTAIVEGLAQRIVSGDVPENLKSKTIVSLDMGLLIAGAKYKGEFEERLKAVIKEVTDSDGEIILFIDEIHTLVGAGGGGEGAMDAANLLKPALSRGELHTIGATTLKEYQKYIEKDKALERRFQAVVVDEPDVADAISILRGIKDKYELHHGVRIKDDAVIAAVELSTRYITDRFLPDKAIDLMDEAAAKLRLEMDSVPEELDELNRRIMQLEIEREAIRRENDKEKETMLNRQIADLSDQRNELKARWETEKESVNESRTLKEQLDQLRFEAEQAERSGDYGKVAEIRYGRIPEIEQQLASLTSDETKSGASDRMMQEEVTAEDIAEVVAKWTGIPVQKMLQSDREKLLHLEDELGKRVAGQAEAIELVADAVRRSRAGMQDPKRPIGSFIFLGTTGVGKTEVARTLAEYLFNDENALVRIDMSEYQERHAVSRLIGAPPGYVGYDEGGQLTEAVRRKPYSVVLLDEIEKAHPDVWNILLQVLDEGRLTDNKGRVANFKNTIIIMTSNIGSHLIQEKFAEDEGWNHPLVVEEAKTAVMDLLRQTIRPEFLNRIDEIVMFEPLTKANIRKIVDIQFREIKRRLAESGIQLDATDEALTKIGEEGFDPTFGARPLKRVLQRRVLNALSKSILSGEVRKDSVVLMELNDEGEIAFTNLDAEIEL; this comes from the coding sequence ATGAACCTAAACAACTATACGATTAAAGCGCAGGAAGTCGTGCAGCAGGCGGCCCAGATTGCGCAGGGTAATCAGCAACAGACCGTTGAAACCGGACATGTGCTGAAAGCCATCCTGGACGACGACCCCAACACGGTCGGTTTTTTGAGCAAGAAAGTAGGGATTGACACGACCCGCCTGACACTGGCGCTGGACGCTATCGTGAACGGCTACCCGAAAGTATCCGTTTCGGGAGGAGCGCAGCAACAGGGCATTTACCTGGGTAATGACCTGAACTCAGCCCTGCAGCGGGCCCAGACCCAGATGAAAGATTTTGGTGACGAGTTCGTGAGTGTCGAGATGATGCTGCTCGGGCTCGTGGGCGGCAAAGACACCGTCGCTACGTTATTGAAAGACATTGGATTTTCCGAAAAAACCCTAAAAGAAGCCATCAGGGAACTGCGTGGCAAAAACAACCCTGTGAAAGACCAAAATGCCGAAGCAACGTATCAGTCGTTGCAACGATACAGTATTAACCTAAACGAACGGGCCCGTACCGGTAAAATTGATCCGGTCATCGGCCGCGACGAGGAAATCCGGCGTGTGCTCCAGATTCTGAGCCGCCGAACCAAAAACAACCCGATTTTGCTTGGTGAGCCGGGTGTTGGTAAAACCGCCATCGTTGAAGGTCTCGCCCAGCGAATCGTTTCGGGCGACGTACCCGAGAATCTCAAAAGTAAAACCATTGTCTCGCTGGACATGGGCCTGCTCATTGCCGGTGCCAAATACAAAGGTGAATTTGAGGAACGCCTGAAAGCCGTTATCAAAGAAGTTACCGATTCTGACGGGGAGATCATCCTGTTCATCGACGAGATCCACACCCTTGTGGGTGCTGGTGGCGGGGGCGAAGGCGCTATGGACGCGGCCAACCTTCTGAAACCTGCCCTGTCGCGGGGTGAACTCCACACCATCGGTGCGACGACGCTGAAGGAGTACCAGAAATACATTGAGAAGGATAAAGCCTTGGAGCGCCGGTTCCAGGCTGTCGTTGTCGACGAGCCGGACGTGGCCGATGCCATCAGTATTCTGCGGGGTATTAAGGACAAATATGAACTGCACCACGGCGTACGGATCAAAGACGATGCGGTCATTGCCGCCGTTGAACTATCGACCCGTTATATCACCGACCGGTTTCTGCCCGACAAAGCCATCGACCTGATGGACGAAGCGGCTGCCAAACTACGGCTCGAGATGGATTCGGTACCCGAAGAACTGGACGAACTCAACCGGCGCATCATGCAACTGGAAATTGAGCGCGAAGCCATCCGTCGGGAAAACGATAAAGAAAAAGAAACGATGCTGAACCGGCAGATTGCGGACCTCAGCGACCAGCGTAACGAACTGAAAGCCCGCTGGGAAACCGAGAAAGAATCGGTGAATGAAAGCCGGACGCTGAAAGAGCAACTCGATCAGCTGCGCTTTGAAGCCGAACAGGCCGAACGCTCGGGTGACTACGGAAAAGTGGCCGAGATTCGTTACGGCCGCATTCCCGAAATTGAGCAGCAACTGGCCAGTTTGACCAGCGACGAGACAAAAAGCGGAGCTTCCGATCGTATGATGCAGGAAGAAGTGACCGCCGAAGATATTGCCGAGGTGGTTGCCAAGTGGACGGGTATTCCAGTGCAGAAAATGCTACAGAGCGACCGCGAGAAACTGCTCCATCTGGAGGATGAACTCGGTAAGCGCGTCGCTGGTCAGGCCGAAGCCATTGAGCTGGTGGCCGATGCCGTACGCCGGAGCCGGGCCGGTATGCAGGACCCCAAGCGACCCATTGGTTCGTTTATCTTTCTCGGTACAACGGGGGTTGGTAAAACAGAAGTAGCCCGGACACTGGCCGAATACCTGTTCAACGACGAGAACGCGCTGGTACGAATCGATATGAGCGAATACCAGGAGCGTCACGCGGTAAGCCGGCTGATTGGTGCCCCTCCGGGCTACGTGGGTTATGACGAAGGTGGCCAACTTACGGAAGCCGTACGTCGGAAACCCTATTCGGTCGTGTTACTCGACGAGATCGAGAAAGCCCACCCCGATGTTTGGAACATCCTGTTGCAGGTGCTCGATGAAGGTCGTCTGACGGACAATAAAGGCCGCGTAGCCAACTTCAAAAACACGATCATCATTATGACGTCGAACATTGGCAGTCACCTGATCCAGGAGAAGTTTGCCGAAGATGAAGGCTGGAATCACCCTCTTGTGGTGGAAGAAGCCAAAACGGCGGTGATGGACCTGCTTCGGCAAACCATCCGGCCGGAATTTCTGAACCGGATCGACGAGATCGTGATGTTCGAACCGCTGACCAAAGCCAACATCCGCAAGATTGTTGACATTCAGTTCCGCGAGATCAAACGCCGGCTGGCCGAAAGTGGCATCCAGCTCGACGCGACCGATGAGGCACTGACCAAGATTGGTGAGGAAGGCTTCGACCCGACCTTCGGTGCTCGTCCGCTGAAGCGGGTACTGCAACGCCGGGTGCTCAACGCCCTGTCGAAGTCAATCCTTTCCGGTGAGGTTCGGAAAGATTCGGTCGTGCTGATGGAACTGAACGACGAGGGCGAAATTGCCTTCACCAACCTGGACGCCGAAATTGAACTGTAA